The sequence AAAGCCCAATGTCTCACCTCAAGCTCGCCTGTTGTCTCATCCAGTGGGCGGGCGAAACAAGAAGAGACCTCGAAAAAGCGCTGCGCGAGGTAGCAAATGCGGGCTGGGACGGCGTCGAGAGCTATGTCGTCGACAGCGCCGAGGAGTCGGTGTGTGTGGCGACCCTGGCGCGTCGCTACAACCTGCACTGGGTCGATGTCATCTGCCGGGACCCCATACAGATGGTCAAGTACAATATTGCCCTCGGCAATGCTGCGGTGGAAGTACCGATGAGGGCACGCAGGGATTATGGCGAGGACAACCCGACCGACGCCGACTATGAGCGAGCAGCCCGTACCTTGGATGAAGTACTGGCATTCTGCCGGACCCATCACATCAAGGGCTACCATCATGCGCATCTCGGGACGATGATAGAGACAGTGCGAGATGCCGAGCGCCTGCTGGCGGCGGCCGCCGATCTCTATCTGCTGCTGGACACCGGTCATCTCCTGGCAGCCGGCTGTGACCTTCTGCAGGTCTTCAGAAGCGATACCCTGCGCCATCGCATTGCACACGTGCACTTGAAGGACTTTCACGCCGACGATCCCAGAACCCAGAATCACCGCCCATGCAAGTGGGGCGAGCAAGGTCGCTTTGCCGAGCTTGGCAACGGCGACTTCGCGCCGGACGTCAAGGGGGTACTGGAGGCTCTAGGAGAGGTGGGCTACGATGGCTGGGTTTCCGTAGAATTGGACCGCCCCTACCCGGTACGACCTCCTGCCGACGCCGCTCGAGCTAACCGAGAATATCTGCGCAGCCTGGGCTACTGAGAGGGGCGAAGATGGACGCGAGAGAGAACTGGCTGCGAGCAGTTGAGTATCGCCATCCCGAGTGGATCCCCTGCAGC is a genomic window of Bacillota bacterium containing:
- a CDS encoding sugar phosphate isomerase/epimerase, with amino-acid sequence MSHLKLACCLIQWAGETRRDLEKALREVANAGWDGVESYVVDSAEESVCVATLARRYNLHWVDVICRDPIQMVKYNIALGNAAVEVPMRARRDYGEDNPTDADYERAARTLDEVLAFCRTHHIKGYHHAHLGTMIETVRDAERLLAAAADLYLLLDTGHLLAAGCDLLQVFRSDTLRHRIAHVHLKDFHADDPRTQNHRPCKWGEQGRFAELGNGDFAPDVKGVLEALGEVGYDGWVSVELDRPYPVRPPADAARANREYLRSLGY